One Podospora pseudopauciseta strain CBS 411.78 chromosome 4, whole genome shotgun sequence genomic window, GAGTTGGCCGTGCGCGCGCGGCCTGAGGGATGAGGCACGTTCGCAGTGTGCGTTGTGTGGACTGAGGGATGGGTGAGAGTCACAGCTGAGAGGGGAGACCAAAAGGGAATTATTGAATGGGGTCTCTCATTCCAGATTTGGGTTTTCTagattttttatttttatttttatttttattttcatttttattttcatcttcttcttgggaaATACAAACAACATCACAGAACATATACAGAACGCAAAAGTAAAGCAGGCCTTTTCGCATCGCTCGTTTTATTTCAGCTTGTCTGATAGCCAAACCAAACGCCCGCacacccctcctcacccctcctcctctcatcCCTACCACACCACCAGTCTACCTACTTATCTCCCTAGCTCCGCTTCGgtcatccacatcctcccccccccttttttttttccctgaCCGAACCATTTCATTCACTTCATTCATCTCTAATGCCCTCACTCTTCacaatcaacaacaacgtCTCCCTAatcagcatcaccatcgcGCCCTCAGCCTGGATCGCGTCCCTAGTCGTCTCactcttcttcgccttcctctACCTCCCGCCTCTAATCAAATCATCCACGCCCGCGTCAAGGGCCAATTTCTTCTACCGGATCAAGCAGTTTTTTTCTCTGCAGGGCCCGTTCTActccgaggaggaagacggcgAGTTTCAAAAGACGGTGCTCCAGCCCATCATCGAGGAGCCCGacgcggaggagagggaggagcagagggagTACGAACGGAGGCGGAGgatcaagaagaggaagcaggAGATTGAGGATCTGAGGCCGGGATTGTTACCCGGGAGGGAGCTTATCGGGGAACTTGGCTGGGGGAGCGAACggaggagggaaaaggagaagaggacgTCGTCGTCACTGTTGAAGATCAGGAGCGGGAGTAAGAGTGAGAAGCGGTCGTCGAGGGATAAGGAACGGGATAGTAGGGAAAAGGACGGCAgcgacggtgatggtggacaCGGCAAAGATGGCAGATTACTACGGCAGCAACAAACAACCCAAGTCGTTGCAACCGTCGTACGGGTACCACTCGGCCGCAACCGATCCGTTGAGCGAGAcagagatgggggagggggacagCGATCTAGAGGATCTGGAGGTTTCTGGGGGCGGATATTCTCCTCCGGCGTGGAGACGGCTGGGAGACGGAGGTCGCAGCAGCGGCTTCTGGCAGCCCCAGACGGTGATCAGGAGTGACGGCCAGCGGGATGGGTTTAACAGGCAGTATGATTTGCTGGGGAGGTCGATGAGGGAGGATAGTCCTGATAGTGTGATGGATGGGCTGGCGGGGtatggagggggttgtgggcaaaggggggaggatgcaCACTGGTTGAATGATGAGATCTTGCAGGAGGCGATCAGGACGAGGTTGCCGGAGAGTGTGTCCCCGGAAAAGGAGAGGAGTCCAGAGTTGGAGGACAACTATTGGAAGAATCACCAAATATACGGAAACaaccagcagcaggagcaaaAGCTGGGGAGCATCGACGAGACCACCATCAAGATTAAACAGGaggactgggaggaggaggagcagcagcaaggaaGAAGGGTGGCTTTGAGTGCGATTCCAGAATTTTCGCCAGTTCGGGATGGACCCGTGACGACGCCAaaaccagaagaagaaattGCTGATAACTGTGAGTTTTGCTCTTGTTTCCTCTCTCCCATCACCGCACAACGCAAATCTCATGCCGTGTCTTCAGACATTCGCTTCGCCGTCCGCGCCGAAGTCCAACACCGCACCGAACCCATCGATGCCACCATCAACTTTTTCCGGCGCGTCTCCCAATCCGTCACACGGTCCAaaacctccctcttcacctctcTCCTCATTGCCCTCCTCTCTTTCATCGTGACGCGtcacctcacccaccccctcacccctcctccagtccccgacctcgtcaaagtcgCCTCCGTCGCCCGCTCGCTCGAGCCATTGATTTACTACTCCGAAAACGGCGCAGCCCAAGTGACATCCCTCCAAGCCACCTCGGTCGCAGTCTGGGACCTGTCCGAATCCATCAGAACAAGCAACCTCACCTCGGCCCCCCTAATCGTCTCCACCCTCGACGACCTGGCCGACTCCCTCCAGATTTTGTCGTTGGAGCTGACCAAATTCTTCGCCAACGTCGACGGGGACATTGACGGGATTCTGATCACCATGTCCTGGGCCCGTCGCGAactctccaccctctcctcctcccctcccccgtctcccctcatcaacaacatcttATCCCTCCCTTTCATCCCCTCCATCTTCGGCCCGACCCACCCCCAGCGGACACAGCGAACCCTCCAACGCACATTCAACGAACTGCTCAACGTGCTCGAAGAGGCGGTAGAATCCGAACTCTCCCACTCCTTATCCCTGTTTCGACTCTTCTCTTCAATAGACTCCCAGTTCCTAACCCTGACCCGAACCGTAACGCGTGAGTCATCAAATCAGGAGTCCCTCCACAACGatctcctctcttccctctGGGTCCGTCTCCTAGGCGCTAAAAAGGGGGAACTAGCAAAGTTTGAGAAGAATCGGGAACTGCTGAAGGATGTGAGGGAGAAGACGGTGAGGAATAAGGGCGTGCTGGTGGAGCATAACCAGAAGTTGTTGGCTCTCAAGGCTAGTCTGGAGGCGCTGAGGAGGAAGCTTGTCAGTCCGCTGGTGAGGAGTATCAACTCTAGCACCCTGACGCTGGAGGAGCaagtgagggggttggaggaggcgggggggtATCTTGAAGGGGTGAGGAGCCGgcagaaggggagggtgatggagatgcTTTATGGGGGTGGATCAGGGGCTGGGGGCCATAAGACGATTGTTGAGATTGGGGATGTGTAaaggggtttttgggggCGAGGGGGGCTTTctattctttctttctttttgtttgggAAATTCGGGCATGCTTGATACCAGTGGTGATATTTGGCAATGGGACTTCTTTGGTCAGGGTAAATAacatggtttttttttttttttttttttttttttggtttggatCTGGGAGACATCTTCCTTGCTATCATTTCTGATTTTTCGGCTATCCGTGAGTTCTCTTTCATCTTCTACATTACAAATAAACATACCCCTGGGCTGGAGGCGGCgcgtgtggtggtgatggatggcgTCTTGTTCATTTCTTTCTTTCAGGGACAAACAGGGACAGTGCAGGTTTCAGTCTAGCATATACAGGGTAGAACAGCACAAAGATATCCGATATCATCCAAAACAGCAACCCGATTGCTGAGCAATGTtatgaagaaaaaagaaaagaagaaaagaaaagaaaaagaaagaaaaaagaaaaaaaagaaagaaaaaaaaaggaaaaaaaaaagaaaaagaaaaaaaaaagcaaacgCTGGAAAGACAAACGCTGCGTGGCGGGCCAGGAGTCGAACATGGGTCTTCGCTCAAACTCAGGACCGTAATGACCGCTATACCACCGCGCCACGAAAACACTGCCCGAAATTCAAAATCAAATGCCCAGGCAGACTGTAAAGTTTGGTTGTGGCGTGGAGTAGTGCCAGAcgatgagggtggtggcgTTGACATGTGTGAAGTTTCAACCCCCAACGCTCCCGTGGCCCCAAAACAGCAGAACTCAACAAGGTGGATAGCGTAGGGTATCTTATTACTACATGGAACAGCAACAAGTGAGATGGCAGCCCCAATGACCCGCCATCTCCCAGGCCAATCGAATCTATGTACAGCCTTCCATTAGCCCCTTGCCCCGTGATTATGCGCAAGATACTCAACAAAGGTCGGCCAATTGAGCCCTCTATTGGTGAAGTAGCTGGTTTGGTCACATATTGCGGAGCACCACTGTTAGccatccatcttcttctcaaaaTTAGAAACAGAATCAAGAGCAGGGCAAACCAGGGAGCAACCCGAGCGAATGATAGCAAGACCATAAACGCCAAATCCCCTCCCATTGATCTCAGCCAGTGGATCCCAACGCTAGCCGTCATATCCTCCTTGCTGATGATGTGTCGAATGATGATGCCGCTATGAACGCCGGGACGAGAATGAATAGTCTCCCATGGG contains:
- a CDS encoding hypothetical protein (antiSMASH:Cluster_6; EggNog:ENOG503NY7C), coding for MVDTAKMADYYGSNKQPKSLQPSYGYHSAATDPLSETEMGEGDSDLEDLEVSGGGYSPPAWRRLGDGGRSSGFWQPQTVIRSDGQRDGFNRQYDLLGRSMREDSPDSVMDGLAGYGGGCGQRGEDAHWLNDEILQEAIRTRLPESVSPEKERSPELEDNYWKNHQIYGNNQQQEQKLGSIDETTIKIKQEDWEEEEQQQGRRVALSAIPEFSPVRDGPVTTPKPEEEIADNYIRFAVRAEVQHRTEPIDATINFFRRVSQSVTRSKTSLFTSLLIALLSFIVTRHLTHPLTPPPVPDLVKVASVARSLEPLIYYSENGAAQVTSLQATSVAVWDLSESIRTSNLTSAPLIVSTLDDLADSLQILSLELTKFFANVDGDIDGILITMSWARRELSTLSSSPPPSPLINNILSLPFIPSIFGPTHPQRTQRTLQRTFNELLNVLEEAVESELSHSLSLFRLFSSIDSQFLTLTRTVTRESSNQESLHNDLLSSLWVRLLGAKKGELAKFEKNRELLKDVREKTVRNKGVLVEHNQKLLALKASLEALRRKLVSPLVRSINSSTLTLEEQVRGLEEAGGYLEGVRSRQKGRVMEMLYGGGSGAGGHKTIVEIGDV